From the genome of Acidimicrobiales bacterium:
ATCTTCTGGTCGGTACTTATGAAGCTGATCGAGAAGTCCACGACCTTGTCGCGTTCCTCGGTGATCGTGATGCCGCCACCGGCCATGTCGAACTGGCCCTCGCCTGTGGCGATGATCGTGCCGTCCCAGGCAAACTCCTGGAAGCTCGGAACGCAGTTGAGCCGGGCACAGACCTCGTCCATGGCGTCGTAGTCCCAACCCATAGCCACACCGGTGTCAGCCGGGATGTAGGCGAATGGCAGGTAGGCGTTGTCAACTGCGATCGTGACGACGCGGCCACCCAGGTCGGGTAGCACCACTGCACGCTCGCCGGGCTCCGTCGGGACGGCGATCGACTTGTTGACGATCTTGGCCTTGAAGTCCTCGAGTTCGCCGACGATGTCGTCGATGAACCCACCGGTTGTGGCGTAACCGACACCGTCTACTGACAGGTCGAATGTCTGGCCACCGCCCTGGAAAGTGCCCTCGCCCACGGCCCTGATGGTGTTGAACACCGCTACTTCAACATGCTTGAGCATCGAGGTGAGGATGTATTCACGCACAGCCTCGTCGGCGGTCGTGTACTGGTCCTGGTCGACACCGATTGCCCAGACCTTCGAGCCCGAGTCCTCGGAGAACGACTTGGCTGCCTCGAAGAGACCGGCCCCCGAACCACCAGCGGCGTGGTACACGATGTCGGCACCCTTTTCGAACATGGACAGGGCGATCT
Proteins encoded in this window:
- a CDS encoding BMP family ABC transporter substrate-binding protein; protein product: MSKRFTRLLAVILGFALVVSACGSDDDDGAAPAATTAAAPAATEAPTATEAPEPPAEPVSVGLVFDIGGRGDGGFNDSAYVGLERAQNELGSIISDASPNSDGSNRAELLRLSADVNDLVIGVGFLFADTMTEVAAEYPDTSFGIIDGWVEAPNVASLGFAEHEGSFLVGVAAGLKTAVDTIGFIGGVDIGLIGKFEAGFIAGVNIVNPDATVMVEYISAPPDFSGFNAPDRGREIALSMFEKGADIVYHAAGGSGAGLFEAAKSFSEDSGSKVWAIGVDQDQYTTADEAVREYILTSMLKHVEVAVFNTIRAVGEGTFQGGGQTFDLSVDGVGYATTGGFIDDIVGELEDFKAKIVNKSIAVPTEPGERAVVLPDLGGRVVTIAVDNAYLPFAYIPADTGVAMGWDYDAMDEVCARLNCVPSFQEFAWDGTIIATGEGQFDMAGGGITITEERDKVVDFSISFISTDQK